From a region of the Panicum virgatum strain AP13 chromosome 2K, P.virgatum_v5, whole genome shotgun sequence genome:
- the LOC120676563 gene encoding cysteine desulfurase, mitochondrial-like — protein sequence MALSRRLLPLFLRRGAGAGARAHLSMAAAAAPAASASEEEDEQSVTVKGVRISGRPLYMDMQATTPVDPRVLDAMLPFYLSRYGNPHSRTHLYGWESDAAVEAARARVAALVGADPREIFFTSGATECNNVAVKGVMRFYRDRRRHVVTTQTEHKCVLDSCRYLQQEGFEVTYLPVRGDGLVDLAQLEDAIRPDTGLVSVMAVNNEIGVVQPLEEIGRICKEKGVPFHTDAAQALGKIPIDVNRMGIGLMSLSGHKIYGPKGVGALYLRRRPRIRVEPQMSGGGQERGIRSGTVPTPLVVGFGAACEIAAQEMDYDHRRVSALQQRLLDGIRAQVDEVVINGSMEHRYPGNLNLSFAYVEGESLLMGLKEVAVSSGSACTSASLEPSYVLRALGVEEDMAHTSIRFGIGRFTTEEEVDRAIELTVHQVKKLRDMSPLYEMAKAGIDLKSIEWSQH from the coding sequence ATGGCCCtctcccgccgcctcctcccactcttcctccgccgcggcgccggcgccggagcccgCGCGCACCTCTCCATggctgccgcggccgcgccagCGGCGTCCGcctcggaggaggaggacgagcagTCCGTCACCGTCAAGGGCGTCCGCATCTCCGGCCGCCCGCTCTACATGGACATGCAGGCCACCACCCCCGTGGACCCGCGGGTCCTCGACGCCATGCTCCCCTTCTACCTCTCCCGCTACGGCAACCCGCACTCCCGCACCCACCTCTACGGCTGGGAGtccgacgccgccgtcgaggccgcgcgcgcccgcgtCGCCGCCCTCGTTGGCGCCGACCCGCGCGAGATCTTCTTCACCTCCGGCGCCACCGAGTGCAACAACGTCGCCGTCAAGGGCGTCATGCGCTTCTaccgcgaccgccgccgccacgtcgtCACCACGCAGACCGAGCACAAGTGCGTCCTCGACTCCTGCCGCTACCTGCAGCAGGAGGGGTTCGAGGTCACCTACCTCCCCGTGCGCGGCGACGGCCTggtcgacctcgcgcagctcgagGACGCCATCCGCCCCGACACCGGCCTCGTCTCCGTCATGGCCGTCAACAACGAGATCGGCGTCGTGCAGCCGCTCGAGGAGATTGGGCGCATCTGCAAGGAGAAAGGCGTGCCGTTCCACACTGATGCCGCGCAGGCGCTGGGAAAGATCCCGATTGATGTCAACAGGATGGGGATTGGCCTCATGTCCCTCTCCGGGCACAAGATTTATGGCCCCAAGGGCGTCGGGGCGCTCTAccttcgccgccgtccgcgtATCAGGGTGGAGCCGCAGATGAGTGGTGGTGGGCAGGAGCGTGGCATCCGCAGTGGCACGGTGCCCACGCCGCTAGTTGTTGGATTCGGTGCTGCCTGTGAGATTGCGGCTCAGGAGATGGATTATGACCATAGGCGAGTCAGTGCCCTGCAGCAGAGGCTGCTCGATGGCATCCGTGCGCAGGTCGATGAGGTTGTCATCAATGGAAGCATGGAGCACCGTTACCCAGGCAACCTCAACTTGTCATTTGCATATGTGGAGGGGGAGAGCTTGCTGATGGGGCTGAAGGAGGTTGCTGTATCGAGTGGTAGCGCTTGCACTAGTGCCAGCTTGGAGCCCTCATACGTGCTGCGGGCGCTTGGGGTGGAGGAGGACATGGCGCACACCTCAATTCGCTTTGGTATTGGCCGCTTTACCACCGAGGAAGAGGTTGACAGGGCAATTGAGCTCACTGTGCATCAGGTGAAGAAGCTCCGTGACATGAGCCCACTCTACGAGATGGCCAAGGCTGGTATTGACCTCAAGAGTATTGAGTGGTCGCAGCACTGA